From Amphiura filiformis chromosome 20, Afil_fr2py, whole genome shotgun sequence, a single genomic window includes:
- the LOC140142816 gene encoding protein SSUH2 homolog isoform X2 produces MNINTDYPTVGQQAYPGGEPTSSSVPVPQNQPDLAPPPCPAYPGFNQPGYDSGRVAAEGVQVQFVSQPTAPQADQEVWQRQSASGNQWDDTPDALVDENDPEGQDDGPSSPTENFEPIPGYERHSTVAYDTVFDIPPPAYEPPSEDSRPTESFSAPDFLTEKVVRDALLTFVDQECCYGSKPARQMNINTVEHSSGLHYQLESFTEARHTKWAYSIYRSGPVDGPHYGRAPLPWEINCQPTKLFSDHQKELEVPHTSVVKNCFKCNGSGKLTCGKCKGKGKVRCGRCHGSGRTRHTDSHGHSRSRSCSRCHGKGKIKCSRCDATGQVTCHICDGTGKLRHFLKLLVKFTNHLSDYVLEETDMPAELIKDVSGQVIFEQTLPYVWPITQYPVQPINDNSIRIVNAHIEAWPKERTLMQRQVLRSVPVSEVAYTWKNVNTRFWVYGFEHKVHAPDYPHQCCWGCNVL; encoded by the exons ATGAATATTAATACAG ATTACCCAACTGTTGGCCAACAAGCATACCCAGGTGGAGAGCCAACAAGTTCATCAGTACCAGTCCCTCAGAATCAGCCCGATTTAGCTCCGCCACCATGTCCAGCCTACCCAGGATTCAATCAACCAGGATACGATAGTGGAAGAGTAGCTGCAGAAGGTGTACAGGTGCAATTTGTTTCTCAACCGACTGCTCCTCAAGCTGACCAAGAAG TATGGCAAAGACAATCTGCTTCTGGAAACCAGTGGGATGATACACCAGATGCATTAGTAGATGAAAATGATCCGGAGGGGCAAGATGACGGACCGTCAAGTCCTACGGAAAATTTTGAACCAATCCCAGGATATGAAAGACATAGTACTGTGGCCTATGATACAG TTTTTGATATTCCGCCTCCTGCATATGAGCCCCCATCAGAGGACAGTAGGCCCACAGAGTCGTTCTCAGC ACCTGATTTTCTGACTGAGAAGGTTGTTAGGGATGCCCTTTTGACATTTGTTGATCAAGAGTGTTGCTATGGCAGCAAACCAGCCAGACAGATGAATATTAACACTGTTGAACACTCCAGTGGACTTCAT TATCAACTTGAGTCATTTACTGAAGCACGGCATACAAAGTGGGCATATTCAATCTATCGTAGTGGACCTGTAGACGGACCACATTACGGCAGGGCACCACTACCATGGGAGATTAATTGTCAGCCAACAAAGTTGTTTTCTGACCATCAGAAGGAACTTGAAGTGCCTCATACATCAGTAGTCAAG AATTGTTTCAAATGCAACGGTTCTGGCAAACTAACGTGTGGAAAGTGTAAGGGTAAGGGCAAG GTGCGTtgtggccgttgccatggaagtGGACGTACAAGGCATACAGATAGCCATGGACACTCAAGGAGTCGTAGTTGCTCCCGCTGCCACGGAAAGGGGAAAATTAA GTGCTCGAGATGTGATGCAACCGGACAGGtcacatgtcacatatgtgatggtACTGGCAAGCTTCGACATTTCCTCAAACTGCTTGTCAAGTT TACCAATCATCTAAGTGATTACGTCTTGGAAGAAACTGATATGCCAGCTGAGCTGATTAAGGATGTCAGCGGACAGGTCATCTTTGAACAGACACTGCCATAC GTTTGGCCTATCACTCAATACCCAGTTCAACCAATTAATGATAATTCTATACGGATAGTCAATGCACACATTGAAGCCTGGCCTAAGGAGAGAACACTTATGCAG CGGCAAGTGTTGCGATCTGTGCCTGTATCTGAAGTTGCCTACACATGGAAGAATGTGAACACACGTTTCTGGGTTTATGGATTTGAACACAAGGTTCATGCACCTGACTATCCACATCAGTGCTGCTGGGGATGTAATGTGTTGTAA
- the LOC140142816 gene encoding protein SSUH2 homolog isoform X1 produces MNINTDYPTVGQQAYPGGEPTSSSVPVPQNQPDLAPPPCPAYPGFNQPGYDSGRVAAEGVQVQFVSQPTAPQADQEVWQRQSASGNQWDDTPDALVDENDPEGQDDGPSSPTENFEPIPGYERHSTVAYDTVFDIPPPAYEPPSEDSRPTESFSAPDFLTEKVVRDALLTFVDQECCYGSKPARQMNINTVEHSSGLHYQLESFTEARHTKWAYSIYRSGPVDGPHYGRAPLPWEINCQPTKLFSDHQKELEVPHTSVVKNCFKCNGSGKLTCGKCKGKGKVRCGRCWGSGHTSSTDGQGHSTSQRCTRCRGKGKVKCSRCDATGQVTCHICDGTGKLRHFLKLLVKFTNHLSDYVLEETDMPAELIKDVSGQVIFEQTLPYVWPITQYPVQPINDNSIRIVNAHIEAWPKERTLMQRQVLRSVPVSEVAYTWKNVNTRFWVYGFEHKVHAPDYPHQCCWGCNVL; encoded by the exons ATGAATATTAATACAG ATTACCCAACTGTTGGCCAACAAGCATACCCAGGTGGAGAGCCAACAAGTTCATCAGTACCAGTCCCTCAGAATCAGCCCGATTTAGCTCCGCCACCATGTCCAGCCTACCCAGGATTCAATCAACCAGGATACGATAGTGGAAGAGTAGCTGCAGAAGGTGTACAGGTGCAATTTGTTTCTCAACCGACTGCTCCTCAAGCTGACCAAGAAG TATGGCAAAGACAATCTGCTTCTGGAAACCAGTGGGATGATACACCAGATGCATTAGTAGATGAAAATGATCCGGAGGGGCAAGATGACGGACCGTCAAGTCCTACGGAAAATTTTGAACCAATCCCAGGATATGAAAGACATAGTACTGTGGCCTATGATACAG TTTTTGATATTCCGCCTCCTGCATATGAGCCCCCATCAGAGGACAGTAGGCCCACAGAGTCGTTCTCAGC ACCTGATTTTCTGACTGAGAAGGTTGTTAGGGATGCCCTTTTGACATTTGTTGATCAAGAGTGTTGCTATGGCAGCAAACCAGCCAGACAGATGAATATTAACACTGTTGAACACTCCAGTGGACTTCAT TATCAACTTGAGTCATTTACTGAAGCACGGCATACAAAGTGGGCATATTCAATCTATCGTAGTGGACCTGTAGACGGACCACATTACGGCAGGGCACCACTACCATGGGAGATTAATTGTCAGCCAACAAAGTTGTTTTCTGACCATCAGAAGGAACTTGAAGTGCCTCATACATCAGTAGTCAAG AATTGTTTCAAATGCAACGGTTCTGGCAAACTAACGTGTGGAAAGTGTAAGGGTAAGGGCAAG GTGCGTTGTGGACGTTGCTGGGGAAGTGGGCATACAAGTAGTACAGATGGCCAAGGACACTCCACAAGTCAACGTTGCACCCGCTGCCGCGGAAAGGGCAAAGTAAA GTGCTCGAGATGTGATGCAACCGGACAGGtcacatgtcacatatgtgatggtACTGGCAAGCTTCGACATTTCCTCAAACTGCTTGTCAAGTT TACCAATCATCTAAGTGATTACGTCTTGGAAGAAACTGATATGCCAGCTGAGCTGATTAAGGATGTCAGCGGACAGGTCATCTTTGAACAGACACTGCCATAC GTTTGGCCTATCACTCAATACCCAGTTCAACCAATTAATGATAATTCTATACGGATAGTCAATGCACACATTGAAGCCTGGCCTAAGGAGAGAACACTTATGCAG CGGCAAGTGTTGCGATCTGTGCCTGTATCTGAAGTTGCCTACACATGGAAGAATGTGAACACACGTTTCTGGGTTTATGGATTTGAACACAAGGTTCATGCACCTGACTATCCACATCAGTGCTGCTGGGGATGTAATGTGTTGTAA